GGATGCAGAGCAGAAGGGACTCCTCAAACCGGGAGCTACCATCATTGAACCTACCAGTGGCAATACAGGTGTAGGATTGGCTTTGGTATCAGCCGTGAAGGGCTACCACCTCATCCTCACCATGCCTGAGACGATGAGTATCGAGCGCAGAAACTTGGTGAAGGCTTACGGCGCACAGGTGAAATTGACCAGCGGCAAAGACGGTATGCCGGGTGCCATCAAGGCTGCCGAGGAGTTGAGAGATTCCATCCCTGGTTCTGTGATTTTAGGACAGTTCACCAACCCAGCCAACCCAGCCAAGCACTATGCTACAACGGGTCCTGAAATCTGGGCTGATACTGATGGCGAGATTGATATCTTCGTAGCCGGTGTAGGAACAGGCGGCACCATTTCGGGTATTGCCAAGTACTTGAAGGAGCAGAATCCTAACGTGAAGGTGATTGCCGTAGAGCCAGCCACATCGCCTGTATTGAACGGCGGACAGAGCGGTCCTCACAAGATTCAGGGCATCGGAGCCGGTTTCATTCCAAAGACTTACTCTTCTGAATACATCGATGAGGTATTGGATATCCAGAACGATGATGCCATCAAGGCAGGTCGTGACCTGGCTCAGACCGAGGGTTTGCTGGTAGGAATCTCATCAGGAGCTGCAGCTTTTGCAGCCACCGAGATTGCGAAGCGTCCTGAGAACAAGGGCAAGAAGATCGTAGCCCTCTTGCCAGATACAGGTGAGCGTTACTTGAGCACTGTACTCTATGCTTTCGAGGAGTATCCTTTGTAAATCGCCTCTCATTCGCTGAGATGCAGAAACACAGAGAAGAT
This is a stretch of genomic DNA from Segatella hominis. It encodes these proteins:
- the cysK gene encoding cysteine synthase A encodes the protein MAKIYKQITDLIGKTPLVELGKYSASKGLETPVIAKVEFFNPGGSVKDRVALAMIEDAEQKGLLKPGATIIEPTSGNTGVGLALVSAVKGYHLILTMPETMSIERRNLVKAYGAQVKLTSGKDGMPGAIKAAEELRDSIPGSVILGQFTNPANPAKHYATTGPEIWADTDGEIDIFVAGVGTGGTISGIAKYLKEQNPNVKVIAVEPATSPVLNGGQSGPHKIQGIGAGFIPKTYSSEYIDEVLDIQNDDAIKAGRDLAQTEGLLVGISSGAAAFAATEIAKRPENKGKKIVALLPDTGERYLSTVLYAFEEYPL